Part of the Spinacia oleracea cultivar Varoflay chromosome 5, BTI_SOV_V1, whole genome shotgun sequence genome, CCCCCATTCATTAGAGTACCGCCCATGTAGGTGTTCATACAGTGTTCCATTAGGAACATATTCATACACGAGTACTGGTTGATCTAAATCAAGACAACAACCAAGCAATCGAACCAGGCTTCGATGATTTACTTGGCATAGAATGCAGACTTCATTTAGGACTTGATCCATTCCCAGAGTATTTCCTAGTTTTGCCCTTTTGATTGCTGCTAAGGTTCCATCATCAAGGTTTCCTTTGAAGACTTCACCAAATCCACCTACACCAAGAAGATTTTCCTTGGAGAAGTTCTTTGTTGCATTCTTCATTTCTTTTCCAGAGAAGAGTTTAGCAGCTTTCCCATGGTTGTGTGAATTTAATACATCTTCTCGTTGCTTCACCAATTTTCGATGAGCTTCCCTTTTGATATGCTTCTTATGCTGGTCAACTAGTACCAAAAATACGATGATGATTACTGTCCCACATGCTGCGAATGTTAAACCTGAAAACAACAACATTATCTGAATTATGAATTTGTTGCAGAATGGAAGTGGTGCAGATAGGAAAGTGGTGGTTGTTCGGATTTTTGGATGTACCATGATATAGTTTCTTACGGTTTATGTGATGAGGACACCGCTTTTTTCCTTCACACTTCCGAACTGCAATAGAAATTAGGAGCTCCTTTGAGTTATCACAGATAAGTAACTAAAAGAAAATTATGAGTGCAGAAAGTAAGTTGTAAACATTTGCAGATGAACAGAAAAAGATTAtgcatgtatttttttttttttaaaacaagtaGAGGTTGCCAAAGATTTAGGTTCAGAAAGACTGCATGTTAATCGAGATTGATTACTCTTTTTTATGTTCTGAGTAAATCATTTTGTTCTCAAGTGGTTTAACAATACTATTCAATGGTTTTATCGAGTTGCCTAAACCAACACCAAGCATTTTCTAGGAGAAATAATCCATCTGCAGCAAAAATATTCTCCAATGAAAGGTTTCTTGCGCAGCAAAACTGGTGTTTTCTTTCAATGAAATTCTGTTCCAAATACCTTTAAAACAGAAAGGAAAATGGAAGACGTAGATTTTTGTTTCTGTGCAGATGTTGAAGGTTACTTACTCTGACATGTGCCATTGATCGGATCCCAGTAAAATCCTTTATTGCAGAAGCATCTCTTCTTCTGTCCTGCAACAGCACGATCAGGCAAACACGTTGAATTTGCCAAACCATGGCAATCTAAAGGTAATGTACAGATAGGTACTTGAGGTGTTTCCCATTGTATCTCAATCCCAGGTTGTGGCCACTTTCTTACAGGCAATGCCGGATTCAATTTAACAAAGCTCTCATATGCAGTACAACTAGCCTCTGCAATATCAACGCGGTATGCAGTCTTTGACCCCCCAGTTGTGTATGAGCAACAATGTAAACCAATACACCTTTTATTCATGTATTTATAACACGGACTGCTGGAAGTACAATCCATAGATGATAGCCTCACAGTAGACTTGCTGCAGTTGAACTTCAAGATAGTATTACTGTCAGTAATGCTAAATGGTAATGTCTGATTCAGCCAGATTCCACCAGATCGTAAATCAGCTCTTGTACAACTGTTCCTGTAGAACTCTTGTGAACTGATCATTAGCTGTTGGATCTTTGGGGAAATAGTTGTGATTATGTATGATGATCCATTGAGAGTGTCGAGCCATAGCTTTCCTGTAGTGCACCTCACTTTATACAACTGGTCACCACAGCTTTGTGAAGTGCTAAGTGGATAAGGTACTGGGGTTTTCCCACAATCTGGACACCAAAGTGTAGCTACTGCTTTTTGAGTAACAGAAAGTAGAACTACTACTACAAGTTGCAACTGTATCAGAAGCTTATACTTCAGCTTCGTGTGTGTCATCTCTGTTACAGTATTAGACCGGtgctaaaaaaaaattgtactgcCTCTTCCATGGTCATGGACTCAACGTCTATCAAAGTTCTGGGATTTGTATGTGTTTAGGAAATTTGAATGGTGTTATCTCAAGTGGACTTCAGATATGACAAATCTTAATTTTTCCTAtttgaaaaacaaacaaagaatATAACTCATTCCAATGAACCAGGATTAGAAGTATAATTTTTACCAGTGATTGATAATTAAAAAGTAGTTATTGCCTAGGAACACTAATGACAGAAGATTGGGTGCATCTTCCTAGGCATCagcattattatttttatcgCGATATTTAACAATATAATTAAATTACCTAACAAAGGAACTAGGTTTCAACCAATGCTAATTGCACAAATCCTTGTGAAGTAGTGCATAATATATTGTCCGAGGATTGGAACTTGCCTTGGTAACAGAAAATATTCTTCAACCTTCAATGTGTCGTGCGTGTTTACAAAAGAGTTGTTACCCAGAGAC contains:
- the LOC110798410 gene encoding wall-associated receptor kinase-like 20 is translated as MTHTKLKYKLLIQLQLVVVVLLSVTQKAVATLWCPDCGKTPVPYPLSTSQSCGDQLYKVRCTTGKLWLDTLNGSSYIITTISPKIQQLMISSQEFYRNSCTRADLRSGGIWLNQTLPFSITDSNTILKFNCSKSTVRLSSMDCTSSSPCYKYMNKRCIGLHCCSYTTGGSKTAYRVDIAEASCTAYESFVKLNPALPVRKWPQPGIEIQWETPQVPICTLPLDCHGLANSTCLPDRAVAGQKKRCFCNKGFYWDPINGTCQIRKCEGKKRCPHHINRKKLYHGLTFAACGTVIIIVFLVLVDQHKKHIKREAHRKLVKQREDVLNSHNHGKAAKLFSGKEMKNATKNFSKENLLGVGGFGEVFKGNLDDGTLAAIKRAKLGNTLGMDQVLNEVCILCQVNHRSLVRLLGCCLDLDQPVLVYEYVPNGTLYEHLHGRYSNEWGTLTWQRRLLIAKQTADGLAYLHFSAVPPIFHRDIKSSNILLDEKLNAKVSDFGLSRLVDTDATHISTCAQGTLGYLDPEYYQNYQLTDRSDVYSFGVVLLELLTSKKAIDFNREDDVNLAVYVTKLADREKLFDAVDAGLTTQASNLELETMKALGLLAVACVDEQRKNRPSMREVTEELEYIISIIDKETKSLL